A DNA window from Porphyromonas gingivalis ATCC 33277 contains the following coding sequences:
- the secA gene encoding preprotein translocase subunit SecA, which translates to MGFNEFMSKLFGNKSQRDLKEVKPFVDKIKVAYGEIERLSDDDLRGRTAILRQKIQDYVKDERAEIDKLKVEVEGKDLDEREEIWAKVDKLEKEILDKMEVVLDEILPEAFAIIKDTARRFAQNETIRVKATDLDRDLAINHDFVSIEGDTAVYQNHWVAGGNEILWDMIHYDVQLIGGTVLHKGKIAEMATGEGKTLVATLPVFLNALTGNGVHVVTVNDYLSKRDSEWMGPLYMFHGLTVDCIDKHQPNSDARRKAYNADITFGTNNEFGFDYLRDNMATSPKDLVQRKHNYAIVDEVDSVLIDDARTPLIISGPTPKGEDQLFEEFLPNVEKVVEAQRKLCSQLLIDAKNKMASEDKKEQEEGSLLLYRSFKGLPKNKQLIKYLSEPGIKSSMLKTEEAYMAENMRNMHLVTDELYFIIDEKRNSVELTEKGIDLLTSRTDDPKFFVLPDIAAELSALDNMESDAEKRREAKDEIIANYSIKSERVHTVNQLLKAYALFEKDDQYVVMDNKVLIVDEQTGRIMDGRRYSDGLHQAIEAKEHVKVEAATQTFATITLQNYFRMYHKLAGMTGTAETEAGELWDIYKLDVVVIPTNKPIARKDMNDRIYKTAREKYAAVIEEIVRLVEEGRPVLVGTTSVEISELLSRMLRLRGIQHNVLNAKLHQKEAEIVAQAGQKGTVTIATNMAGRGTDIKLSAEVKKAGGLAIIGTERHESRRVDRQLRGRSGRQGDPGSSIFYVSLEDHLMRLFATEKIASLMDRLGFKEGEVLENNMLSKSVERAQKKVEENNFGIRKHLLEYDDVMNSQREVIYTRRRHALMGERIGMDVLNTIYDVCKALIDNYAEANDFEGFKEDLMRALAIESPITQEIFRGKKAEELTDMLFDEAYKSFQRKMDLIAEVAHPVVHQVFETQAAVYERILIPITDGKRVYNIGCNLREADETRGKSIIKEFEKAIVLHTIDESWKEHLREMDELRNSVQNASYENKDPLLIYKLESYELFRKMVEAMNRKTVAILMRARIPVPEAPSQEELEHRRQIEIRHAAEQRTDMSKYRTQKDDIEAQQKAQRDAASRPQGAAAPQTPIRNENKIGRNDPCPCGSGKKFKQCHGRNL; encoded by the coding sequence ATGGGATTCAACGAATTCATGTCGAAGCTTTTCGGCAACAAATCGCAGCGTGACTTGAAAGAGGTAAAACCTTTCGTGGACAAAATCAAAGTTGCATATGGCGAAATCGAACGGCTGTCAGACGACGATCTTCGCGGACGTACAGCCATCTTGCGCCAAAAGATACAAGACTATGTAAAAGACGAGAGAGCAGAAATCGACAAGCTGAAAGTCGAGGTGGAAGGCAAGGACTTGGACGAACGAGAGGAGATTTGGGCTAAAGTAGACAAGCTCGAAAAAGAGATTTTGGACAAAATGGAAGTCGTTTTGGATGAAATTCTCCCCGAAGCATTTGCTATTATCAAAGATACTGCTCGCAGATTCGCCCAAAACGAAACTATTCGAGTCAAAGCCACTGATCTTGATCGTGACCTCGCAATCAACCATGATTTCGTCTCGATCGAGGGAGATACCGCCGTCTACCAAAACCACTGGGTGGCAGGAGGCAATGAAATCTTGTGGGACATGATTCACTATGATGTTCAGCTCATCGGTGGTACAGTCTTACACAAAGGAAAAATTGCCGAAATGGCTACCGGTGAGGGAAAGACATTGGTAGCTACCCTACCCGTATTCCTCAATGCTCTGACTGGTAACGGCGTGCATGTAGTGACGGTCAATGACTACCTTTCTAAACGTGACTCGGAATGGATGGGGCCACTGTATATGTTCCATGGTTTGACCGTGGATTGTATAGATAAGCACCAGCCCAATTCGGATGCCCGCCGCAAGGCCTATAATGCAGATATTACATTTGGCACCAATAACGAATTCGGCTTCGACTACTTGCGCGACAATATGGCCACGAGTCCTAAGGACTTGGTACAGCGTAAGCACAACTACGCCATAGTCGACGAGGTGGATTCCGTATTGATCGATGACGCCCGAACTCCTTTGATTATTTCCGGCCCTACTCCCAAAGGTGAAGATCAGTTGTTCGAGGAGTTTTTGCCCAATGTGGAGAAAGTTGTCGAGGCACAGCGTAAACTTTGTTCACAATTACTTATCGATGCCAAGAATAAGATGGCATCTGAGGATAAGAAAGAACAGGAAGAGGGTTCTTTGCTACTCTATCGTTCGTTCAAGGGTCTTCCCAAAAATAAACAGTTGATCAAGTATCTGAGCGAACCCGGCATCAAGAGCTCCATGCTGAAGACCGAAGAAGCATACATGGCTGAAAACATGAGGAATATGCATTTGGTCACAGACGAATTGTATTTCATCATAGATGAAAAGCGTAATAGCGTAGAGCTTACTGAGAAAGGTATCGACCTTCTGACGTCCCGTACAGATGACCCGAAATTCTTCGTCTTGCCTGATATTGCAGCTGAGTTATCCGCTTTGGACAATATGGAATCCGATGCAGAAAAACGTCGCGAAGCCAAGGATGAGATCATAGCCAACTATTCGATCAAGAGCGAGCGTGTACATACTGTCAATCAGTTGCTCAAAGCCTATGCCCTCTTCGAAAAGGATGATCAATACGTGGTCATGGACAATAAGGTGCTCATCGTAGACGAGCAGACCGGACGTATCATGGACGGACGTCGATATTCGGATGGCCTCCATCAGGCTATCGAAGCCAAAGAGCATGTGAAAGTAGAGGCTGCAACACAGACATTTGCAACTATCACTTTGCAGAACTATTTCCGCATGTATCATAAGCTGGCAGGGATGACCGGTACTGCTGAAACTGAAGCGGGAGAGCTTTGGGACATCTACAAACTGGACGTTGTAGTTATTCCGACAAACAAGCCTATCGCCCGTAAGGATATGAATGATCGTATCTATAAGACGGCACGTGAAAAATATGCAGCAGTTATCGAAGAGATTGTACGTCTTGTCGAAGAGGGCAGACCTGTACTTGTCGGTACTACTTCGGTGGAAATATCCGAATTGTTGAGCCGTATGTTACGCTTGCGTGGCATCCAACACAATGTACTCAATGCCAAATTGCATCAGAAGGAGGCCGAGATTGTAGCTCAGGCCGGTCAGAAAGGAACTGTTACCATCGCAACAAACATGGCCGGTCGTGGTACCGACATCAAGCTCTCTGCCGAGGTTAAGAAAGCCGGGGGTTTGGCTATCATTGGTACGGAAAGGCACGAATCCAGACGAGTGGACAGACAGCTTCGTGGTCGTTCCGGCCGTCAGGGTGATCCCGGTTCGTCCATATTCTATGTTTCACTTGAAGATCATCTGATGCGCCTCTTTGCCACAGAAAAGATTGCATCATTGATGGATCGTTTAGGTTTCAAGGAAGGAGAAGTGCTCGAAAACAACATGCTGAGTAAGTCCGTGGAGCGTGCTCAAAAGAAGGTGGAAGAGAACAACTTCGGTATCCGTAAACATCTGCTTGAGTACGATGATGTAATGAATTCGCAGCGTGAAGTCATTTATACCCGTCGCCGTCATGCTTTGATGGGAGAGCGTATCGGTATGGATGTACTCAATACCATATACGACGTATGTAAGGCTCTGATTGACAATTATGCAGAAGCCAATGATTTCGAAGGCTTCAAGGAAGATCTGATGCGTGCACTCGCGATAGAATCTCCTATCACGCAAGAAATATTCAGAGGTAAGAAAGCAGAAGAGCTGACCGATATGCTTTTCGATGAAGCTTACAAGTCTTTCCAACGTAAAATGGATCTGATCGCAGAAGTGGCCCACCCTGTGGTTCATCAGGTATTCGAGACCCAAGCCGCCGTGTACGAGCGCATTCTAATCCCCATTACAGATGGTAAACGTGTCTATAACATAGGATGCAATTTGCGTGAAGCGGATGAAACTCGAGGGAAAAGCATCATCAAAGAATTTGAGAAAGCTATCGTACTGCATACTATCGATGAGTCTTGGAAAGAACATCTGCGTGAGATGGACGAGCTTCGTAATTCCGTTCAGAATGCCAGCTACGAAAACAAAGATCCACTACTTATCTATAAACTCGAATCTTACGAACTGTTCCGCAAGATGGTAGAAGCCATGAACCGTAAGACCGTAGCGATCCTAATGCGTGCTCGGATACCGGTACCGGAGGCTCCTTCCCAAGAAGAGCTGGAACACAGGCGGCAAATAGAAATCCGACATGCAGCCGAGCAACGTACGGACATGAGTAAGTATCGGACACAAAAAGACGATATAGAAGCCCAGCAGAAAGCACAAAGGGATGCGGCAAGCAGACCTCAGGGTGCAGCTGCTCCCCAGACACCGATAAGAAACGAGAATAAGATCGGGCGAAATGATCCTTGTCCTTGCGGTAGTGGCAAAAAGTTCAAACAGTGCCACGGGCGTAACCTGTAA
- a CDS encoding YicC/YloC family endoribonuclease produces MILSMTGFGKHTIQFADKKITATIKSLNSKQFDLSTKISSRYRDRELPLRALVSADIRRGKVDLSLFLEESGSTDVVSQIFDTEKMSSYFFQLKEFGEKMGVEVPAGGWFEQLLRIPGVIQIDEDKEEEIPEDEWAVVIETCRRALDQLIGFREQEGAMLEQVFTEKISNISSLLLQIEQYEPERIQRIKERIEENLTKISEKDYDKNRFEQEMIYYIEKLDVNEEKHRLRNHLSYFLQTMQGEPGQGKKLSFIAQEIGREINTLGSKSNHVEMQQIVVQMKDELEQIKEQVLNVL; encoded by the coding sequence ATGATCCTATCTATGACCGGATTCGGCAAGCATACGATTCAATTCGCCGATAAAAAAATAACTGCGACCATCAAGTCGCTCAATAGCAAACAGTTCGATCTATCAACCAAGATTTCCAGCCGTTACCGTGATAGAGAACTACCTCTCAGGGCTTTGGTTTCGGCCGACATCAGACGGGGGAAAGTGGATCTCAGCCTGTTTCTCGAGGAATCCGGTAGTACGGATGTTGTATCTCAGATATTCGATACAGAAAAGATGTCCTCTTATTTCTTCCAACTCAAGGAATTCGGCGAAAAGATGGGAGTGGAAGTACCCGCAGGAGGATGGTTCGAACAGCTACTTCGGATCCCCGGAGTCATTCAGATAGATGAAGATAAAGAAGAAGAAATTCCAGAAGATGAATGGGCTGTCGTAATTGAAACTTGTCGGAGAGCCCTTGATCAGCTAATCGGATTCCGCGAGCAGGAGGGTGCTATGCTGGAGCAGGTGTTCACGGAGAAAATATCTAATATCTCTTCTTTGCTTCTGCAAATCGAACAGTATGAACCCGAGAGGATCCAACGAATCAAAGAGCGGATAGAAGAGAACCTAACCAAAATATCAGAGAAAGACTACGACAAGAACAGATTCGAACAAGAGATGATTTATTATATCGAAAAGTTGGATGTAAATGAAGAGAAGCATCGCTTGCGGAATCATCTTTCTTATTTTCTCCAAACCATGCAAGGCGAGCCCGGACAAGGAAAAAAACTCAGCTTCATTGCACAAGAAATCGGCAGAGAAATCAATACGCTCGGCTCCAAAAGCAATCATGTGGAGATGCAGCAAATCGTCGTGCAGATGAAAGACGAATTAGAACAGATTAAAGAGCAGGTACTGAACGTATTATAG
- the gmk gene encoding guanylate kinase: MTKLIIISAPSGTGKSTVIERLLTDRELNLHFSISATSRAPRGEEQNGREYYFLSPEEFRRRIEANEFVEYEEVYRDKYYGTLKSEVERILKEEKNVIFDVDVVGAQSIKKYYGDRALAIFILPPSIEELRSRLQKRGTDSMETIKQRVDKAEKEIGYAHLFDLRFVNDDLVTCVEQIRKAIAQFLAK; encoded by the coding sequence ATGACCAAACTAATCATCATCTCGGCCCCATCCGGAACAGGTAAGAGCACCGTTATCGAACGACTTCTTACGGACAGAGAGCTTAACCTTCATTTCTCTATTTCTGCAACCAGCCGTGCACCTCGTGGAGAAGAGCAGAATGGACGAGAGTATTACTTCTTGTCTCCGGAAGAATTCAGACGAAGAATAGAGGCCAACGAATTCGTAGAGTACGAAGAGGTGTACAGAGACAAATACTATGGCACGCTCAAAAGTGAGGTAGAGCGGATCCTGAAAGAAGAGAAAAATGTCATTTTCGACGTTGATGTCGTTGGAGCACAGAGCATCAAGAAATATTATGGAGATAGGGCATTGGCTATCTTTATTTTGCCTCCTTCTATAGAAGAGCTGCGTTCTCGTCTGCAAAAACGAGGTACGGACTCTATGGAAACTATTAAGCAGCGCGTGGACAAGGCCGAGAAAGAAATCGGTTATGCACATCTTTTCGACCTGCGCTTTGTAAATGATGATTTGGTTACTTGTGTGGAACAGATAAGGAAGGCGATTGCCCAATTCTTAGCCAAATAA